ctaaactgctgagccacccgggctgcccacatattttttaaagtacagaattAGTCCCATTTTATATGGTAATGAGTTTAGGcctcaaaatacaaaaagataagaaaaggtTGGATGAACCAGCATTATTTCTGGGAAGACCCTAAATGATGGTTGTgaggaatttaaaatgttttactgaatttaaacctgttttgtttctgtttcttcataaCCAGAATGAATGGTGGTGGACTGCCAAATGAAAGTTTTATGAACTATATCTGAAGACACTTCTTAGAATAGAAATTGGTCAAAAATATGaatgagggatgtctgggtggctctgacattgagcatctgcctttggctcagggcatgatcccagagtcccaggatcaagtcccacatcaggctccccgcagggagcctgcttctccctctgcctgtgtctctgcctctgtgtgtgtctgtcatgaataaataaataaaatcttaaaaaaaaaaaatatggggaagCCTGGGCAGCTCattggtttagctctgcctttggcccagggcctgatcctgaggtcctgggatcaagtcccacattgggctttctgcatggaccctcttctccctctgcctgagtctctgcctctctctctttgtctctcatgaataaataaataaaatattaaaaaaaaaaaatatatatatatatatgagttgtATAACATGATTGGGAGATCTTCCCTCTggtattctttaaaatttaaacacaagACCAATTCCCACCAGAAATGGTGTGGTAATAAAGCTGCCTTAGGGCAGACACATGGAGTTGGAATCTCTACTTTGGGATTATAGCAAAATAGCTTCTCAGGGCATGACTATACTTATAGTCACCCAAAGTGTGTTAATGgagttgttttcctttatttaggTGATAAAGCTTTTACAATCAAAATACCACTACAAAGAAGAGGCTAAAACCATCTGTGACAAAGTTCAAGTTAAACTCAGCAAGGAATGTTTTCATCCTTCCAGTACATGCATTACTGACCTAAGGACTTTACACTGGGAGGAAGCAATCCTTGAAACGAAGGGTGGTGCAGCCAATAGGAAATTGGCTGAAGAATGTTATTTCCTGTGGAAATCTACACGTTTACAGCATATGATACTAGCAGAAGATGTCAAAGCCATGCTCACTGAACTTCGGAAAGAAGTCCGCCTACTTTTATTAACAAATGGAGACCGACAGACCCAGAGGGAGAAGATTGAGGCTTGTGCCTGCCAGTCCTATTTTGATGCTATCGTTATAGGTGGagagcagaaagaagagaaaccagCACCTTCCATATTTTATCATTGCTGTGATCTCCTTGGACTACAGCCTGGGGACTGTGTGATGGTTGGTGACACACTAGAAACCGATATACAAGGAGGCCTCAATGCAGGGCTGAAAGCAACAGTctggataaataaaaatggaataatgcCACTGAAGTCCTCCCCCATGCCACATTATATAGTTTCATCTGTGCTAGAGTTACCTGCTGTCTTACAAAGTATAGATCGTACAGTCAGTATGTCAACTTAAAGCATAGAAAAGGGCATGATTATGTATTTTAGGGTCAAATACAGGTTTTGAACTAAGAAAAGTTAAGGCATTCCATGTATTAAGACCCAGTTCTAAGAATAATTTTACTTACAGTTTAATAGCCAGCCAACCACTGACTGGCATTTATATCTGAAAATCCAGAGCACATTAATAAATACAACTTACTAGTTATTAGTAGTGTAATTCAGAAAACTTGAGGAAATCTATTATTTGTTAATCTGTGACTTGaggtttttgaaaaattattttattaatcttttagcATCTTGGATCCATGAAGATATCAGACAAGATAGCTTATACATGGATGCACAAATACAGGTTTTATGTTCTgtcttaaaaatagatatatttttaaaatagatattctaGATATTCTAAAACAGATATATAATAGAGATTTATCAGAACAATTGGATCTGGATAATAGGAAATAAGTGCTAAGTCACATGCCAATCAAGGCATTCCATAGTgaaattattttgcatattttctttttaaaaacatctaccATATTTTTGTCTACTTTGAATGTATACATTCTTTTATGAATCCAGTTTTTCTGCATGAccttttttgaggggaggggggagaattTTCCTATGGTGTATACATGACAAATGAATTTCTGCAGTAAAAAAGCTGTTAAAATCAGCATATGGTGCTCCTTCTCCATGACATTTTCGCATCTTTCTAGAGTGCACTTATAGATTATTATTAGTCTTTACCTCTTACAGAAGTATTTTTACAATCTTTTCCCAGGTACACAATGGGTCCAAGGGACTAGACTTCCTGGCTGGTGATAAGTAGAAGTCACATGGCACCAAAAGTCATTTTCCTTGTGTGGGTACCTCAGAGGTACAGCATAACTATGCTGCTCTTCCATAAATTCTTTATTGACTGAATAACTTGACCTGTATGATGAAAACTAATAGGAAATTACGTTTTGCTATGAATAATTTCAGGGTgccattttaatataatttaagtgGCTTTTGGTGTTACCATCTGCCTTACATCtcctattttgcaaattttaggAAATATATCCTGTTTCCAATTTCTATATCCAACTCAGTGTTTAAGCTTATTAATTAATGACTAAGAACATCTTGCAACTAGAAAACTTTTTCTAGGCCATTAAGCTAGACAGTCTCATGACTTCACCAACTTGGAGTAAAATGgttaaggaaaaagaataatttgggTTGGTttttggcaggtttttttttttaacttttgtataAGAAGCTACTAAGGTAAAATATTAGGCTGTTAGAATATGTATAGCTATAACTCCTCTGATTATAATACTTACGTTCTAGATTATGCCTATTCTTATTTCTTTAGCCAGTCATTTCCTGTTCACTGCCAAGAACAGGATTCTCTGCTATTGTGCAAATGTCCTGTTGTGTTTACTTTtcactcttaatttttaaaactgtgattGTACCCTTGACTGTCCCAGAATGTTGTTGCTATAAAGCTAACCATTTGTGAACAGGGTATGTATGTGTATAGTTACAGGTATGGTGCCCATGTGACCTTGATTATAatttagctatttaaaaattattaaattggaTGATCTTGGCAGGAAAATTATGTGTATGATTTTTCTAATAGATGCATGATGCCTACGGTTTGTCCTTCTAGCTATCCCACAGGATGGATGTAGGCAATGTCGCATTCAGTATGCTAACCAGAGAAGGTCCCTTGCTTCTAGATCGTAGTGACAGATCTCAGCAAGATAGTTCCTACAATGCTACAATGTCAAGTGAGCAGTTCTTCAGCAAAAGTTATGGGGAGGCGGCTGTGGTTTGTTTCCTTGTCCTTCCAGTTTGTATTCAGTATGTGCAGTAATGCAATATTGCATTCCATTTGCATCCTTCCTTAGAGAAAAACTGGTGGTTTTCTACCTTCCTAGTGGAATGTTACAGAAGATTTTAAGAAATCTTGGAATAGACCTGTGATTTTAttaataatgtttttgtttttagaatactattcctcaagatttaaaaaaatgatgtaataatataccccccctttttttttttcagttttccataATAGTATGCTCTACAAAGCCCTAAATTCTCAATTGTCCAGGGGTTCTCCAAAGCACTAGTTATAGAGGAAGGCCTAAAGTAGACACAAATGGACACTGCACCTGGAATACTAAAACAAAGATGGatgttttctgattccatataCACTTCCAACCCTCTGGTGCACAAACATCTTAGATACGGTAGTAACCAGGACCCAGTGGATGTTCAGTATGTATTATAGAAAAGGGTTTTTATGGTTGCAAAGGTACTTGGTTTAGCACTTTCAAATTTCTTTGTCACCTACAGTAAGAAACAGTTTCCATCACTATCCATTAAGCACATTTATTTATAGtgaacatattaatatatattaaatacagttttatataCTTAATTAAACCTGAGGCAAGTTTTATAAAACTACTTGCTGTACATGATCAGTTTTTTTTCAGTCCATCTTTAAATTAGAGAATATAATTGAACAATTAACTATTTGTGGCACATaagtcaaaaaaatgaaaaggtgaaTGGCAAAGTCGCATCTCTTTCCAAGAGGTCCATCACTCCTATAGGCCACTGCTGTGAGCAATTTCCTGTGTATCTGCATATATAGTTATGTATGACTATACAGAATTCCTCAATTTAGGcaagtttatttctgcttttcagtTTTAGGGGGGAAAATGCTCTTGCTAAGATATTGATTGAAAAAGAGAGTCCTAGGGataccggggtggctcagcggatgaacgtctgccttcagcccggggcatgatcccagggtcccaggatggaggtCATCAGGCAggtcatcaggctccctgagaggaacctgcttctccctctgcctgtgtctctgcctctctctctgtgtctctcatcaataaataaataagattttgaaGAAAAGAGTCTAAAGCTTCTGTTTAAATCATTCATGTTAGGAACGTATACCATGATAGTCTCTGCCATCCACTATCATTAACATTCAGCAATAAAAGTGATGGTTCCATTGACTTTCCCTGTGCCTATCATTCACTTTGCGGAGAAGGTCAGCATAGTCATGGAGCCCTTGCCCCGCTACACTATGATGAGTTTCCTTCCACTTGCTGCATGTCACCATCCTAGTGACTCCCTTTACCTCTTATATTGGGTTTCCTGGTTTTGTCCTGCATGTTCCCTTGTTTCATTTGTTCCCTCTTTTTGGTGGCATCCTCCCTGAGTAGGTTCTCTAAATGTGTGTGAGAGgtaaaatgtttaagattttaaatgtCTGAAAGTGCCTTTACCCTTCTCCCATTATTGACTGTTAACAGCATGCAGTCTGGTATCATTTTCATTTGGAATTTAGAGGCATTGCTCTGTGGTCTTCTAGCCATATTTATGTGAccagacttttttctttcttgaaggtCTTAGAAGTGTAGTTTTCCCCCAGTGATCCATGGTGAtgctctgttttcattctatcTGCTTGGCACTCTGAACCCTTCTGATCAAAATCTTAATGTTATTCAGTTCTGAAAATGTAATTACTTCATTGCAAATTGCTTCCCCACTGTTCTTTTCCTGCTCTCATTTTCTGGAACTCCTGCTATTCAGATGATGGACCTCCTCTAATGACCTGCTTTGTTTAatcttttctctcctattttcccATATGTTATTTTGTTCCACTTTGGGATAAGGGGGGTTTCTTCAACTATATCTTCCAGTCCTATTGATTTTCTAACCCTATTactattcttttaatttctgagagctttgttttgttttcttaatgttcctttttagtaatatttttttttttgttttgagtggAATGTTATCTCTCAGAAAATTAAGTTTTTG
The Canis aureus isolate CA01 chromosome 22, VMU_Caureus_v.1.0, whole genome shotgun sequence genome window above contains:
- the NANP gene encoding N-acylneuraminate-9-phosphatase, producing the protein MVLNRVRAVFFDLDNTLIDTAAASRRGMLEVIKLLQSKYHYKEEAKTICDKVQVKLSKECFHPSSTCITDLRTLHWEEAILETKGGAANRKLAEECYFLWKSTRLQHMILAEDVKAMLTELRKEVRLLLLTNGDRQTQREKIEACACQSYFDAIVIGGEQKEEKPAPSIFYHCCDLLGLQPGDCVMVGDTLETDIQGGLNAGLKATVWINKNGIMPLKSSPMPHYIVSSVLELPAVLQSIDRTVSMST